A window of Solanum stenotomum isolate F172 chromosome 3, ASM1918654v1, whole genome shotgun sequence contains these coding sequences:
- the LOC125859546 gene encoding NAC domain-containing protein 6-like, translated as MSLTELELPGFRFHPTEEELINFYLKRIINDDKIDSNTIGFLNIYLYDPWELPGMARIGEREWYFFVPINRKHGPKGRPNRTTRNGFWKATGSDRQIRSSLEPKKAIGLKKTLVFYGGRAPKGTRTDWVMNEYRLPHGHKDHDIVLCKVYRKATSFKVLEERAMIEEDAAKTYLASAPHDESQDMLASLESSSSKNDMYFKSCEEENHELLGSNAFVEPPKFSIDSLSSPLWSTGQDLWTLFSLS; from the exons atgtcattaaCAGAGCTTGAACTTCCTGGGTTCCGTTTTCATCCCACTGAAGAAGAACTTATCAATTTTTACctcaaaagaattatcaatgatGATAAAATAGATTCTAATACCATTGGTTTTCTCAACATATATCTCTATGATCCTTGGGAGTTACCTG GGATGGCAAGAATAGGGGAAAGAGAGTGGTATTTTTTTGTACCAATAAACAGGAAACATGGTCCTAAAGGGAGGCCCAATAGAACAACAAGAAATGGTTTTTGGAAGGCAACTGGTTCTGATCGTCAAATTCGTTCTTCATTAGAACCAAAAAAAGCCATTGGTCTTAAGAAAACTTTGGTTTTCTATGGTGGAAGGGCACCTAAAGGCACCAGAACAGATTGGGTCATGAATGAGTACAGACTTCCTCATGGACATAAG GATCATGACATAGTACTCTGCAAAGTGTATAGAAAGGCAACCTCCTTTAAAGTATTGGAGGAAAGGGCAATGATTGAAGAAGATGCAGCAAAAACATATTTGGCATCAGCTCCTCATGATGAATCACAGGACATGCTTGCTTCTTTggaatcatcatcatcaaaaaatgacatgtattTCAAAAgttgtgaagaagaaaatcatGAATTGTTAGGATCAAATGCATTTGTGGAACCACCCAAATTTAGCATTGACTCATTGTCAAGTCCTCTTTGGAGTACAGGGCAAGACTTGTGGACTCTATTTTCTTTGTCCTGA
- the LOC125859542 gene encoding RNA polymerase II transcriptional coactivator KIWI-like, translating to MSRRFGKRKEENEYASEGDNPPKKASRTDDSDDEDGIVVCEISKNRRVTVRSFGGRIMVDIREFYVKDGKQMPGRKGISLSMDQWNVLREHADEIDEAVAENS from the exons ATGTCTAGAAGGTTCGgaaagagaaaggaagagaaTGAATACGCTTCTGAAGGCGACAATCCTCCTAAGAAAGCTTCCAGAACCGATGATTCTGACGATGAAGATGGCATCGTCGTTTGTGAG ATTTCTAAGAATCGAAGAGTAACAGTTAGGAGCTTTGGAGGAAGGATAATGGTGGATATTCGAGAGTTTTATGTGAAAGATGGCAAGCAAATGCCCGGCAGAAAAG GCATCTCATTGAGCATGGATCAGTGGAATGTACTGAGAGAGCATGCAGATGAAATTGACGAGGCTGTTGCTGAGAACAGCTAA
- the LOC125859947 gene encoding protein S-acyltransferase 10-like encodes MVAFCGALSFFPCLSNPDRRSSFCLKLVLVMLHLTYVGILFGFDKELIQKTKQSPWYTAVYLLLLVATLAKYFVVCSSSPGYVLDAMRAMNETDASHNRQTITSIRPASSKNGSVVITINRNQLEKNLLGSGTTSWEKLVMDMYPPGTSVRSVTCTYCNIVQPPRAKHCHDCDKCILQFDHHCVWLGSCVGQGNHCWFWWYLCSETAFSLWTGTLYIQYLISHVSKPWWSYAIVFLLLAVLSICLFFLILLFIFHSYLILTNQITFEVLRKRRIPYMRNIPEGVFPFSKGACRNSYEFCCARSSKYRMEPLPTALELEEKLRPYTYSDVLSCRCC; translated from the exons ATGGTAGCATTTTGTGGCGCTCTCTCCTTCTTCCCCTGCCTCTCCAACCCTG ATCGGAGATCAAGTTTTTGCTTGAAATTAGTGTTGGTGATGCTGCATCTGACCTATGTCGGTATTCTATTTGGTTTTGACAAAGAATTGAttcaaaaaaccaaacaaagtccCTG GTACACGGCAGTGTATTTGCTGCTGCTTGTTGCTACACTGGCTAAATACTTTGTCGTATGTAGTTCTTCTCCTGG CTATGTTCTTGATGCAATGAGGGCTATGAATGAGACAGATGCATCGCATAATAGGCAAACAATTACCTCTAT ACGGCCTGCTTCGAGCAAAAATGGCAGTGTAGTTATCACAATCAACAGAAACCAGTTAGAAAAGAATCTTCTAGGGAGTGGTACAACTTCCTGGGAAAAGCTAGTGATGGATATGTATCCTCCAGGAACATCTGTTAG AAGTGTGACTTGCACTTACTGTAATATAGTGCAG CCTCCACGAGCTAAACACTGTCATGATTGTGACAAATGCATTCTCCAGTTTGATCATCACTGTGTTTGGCTTGGCTCATGCGTAGGACAGGGTAACCATTGCTGGTTTTG GTGGTATCTTTGCTCGGAAACAGCCTTTTCTCTTTGGACTGGCACTTTATATATTCAATACTTGATATCTCACGTATCAAAGCCATG GTGGTCATATGCAATTGTTTTCTTGCTGTTAGCTGTTTTGTCTATTTGCCTCTTCTTTCTTATTCTCCTCTTCATATTCCACAG CTAtcttattttgacaaatcagaTCACTTTTGAGGTTCTTAGAAAACGGCGCATCCCCTATATGAG GAACATTCCTGAAGGAGTTTTTCCCTTTAGTAAAGGAGCATGCAGAAATTCGTACGAGTTCTGCTGTGCCCGGAGCAGCAAGTACAGGATGGAACCACTGCCAACAGCACTAGAACTTGAAGAGAAGTTGAGACCCTATACATACTCCGATGTTTTATCTTGTCGGTGTTGCTAA